A genomic window from Rhea pennata isolate bPtePen1 chromosome 12, bPtePen1.pri, whole genome shotgun sequence includes:
- the ATXN7 gene encoding ataxin-7 isoform X2 — MAAVGERRSLPSPEAMLGQPWSHWVDAAKLHGNDGTALEESFKDYGKNREAMRLCREERRHSSSSKPPLTPPSSSVFSLISSFPSKNKGSSGSGSNRSSSGGTSASSSNSKLLKSPKDKLQISGNNRLMHPVQHSKVPHDKIMTPSVKVEKIHPKIDGAQLKAAVGPTCSTTVSSSIKTGLNCPSIPKPPLPSPGQILNGKGLLSVPPFLEKKPEENTNNRKFLHKRLSEREFDPDIYCGVIDVETKKPCTRSLTCKTHSLTQRRAVQGRRKRFDVLLAEHKSKTREKEFLRHLDHHQQMPPLREPHPSPTKTSQELHQNSHGVTLTESKPLLPNKPKPHPPSLPRPPGCPAQHSGNAPSDSPSVHESPHPPLPAAEPASRLSSDEGECDEKEEPVEKLDCHYSGHHPQPAAFCTFGSRQIGRGYYVFDKRWNHIRCALNFMVEKHLNSQMWKKIPPASSNTTSVRAPHRTNSMPTSQYGVSATGFLLPTTVMSSPALVSPSCMSLNSKSVPSHGTTLNANPATLGAVDPVCSMQSRQVSSSPSTPTVLSSVPSPMPSKPQKLKSSKSFKPKESSAGSGTCNSTGSASSSGGSGKKRKNSSALLAPSHSTESFRKNCVVNSGNSGTSYHPSVTSSSHSVGLNCVTSKANSVSLKHDQSGRGPPTGSPAESIKRMSVMMNSSDSTLSLGPFVHQSSELTVNSHSSFSHSHTSLDKLIGKKRKCSPGSSGINSSSKSNKVAKLPSVNNVHAKHTGAIPGTQGLMNNSLLHQPKARP, encoded by the exons aaagaagacaCAGCTCCTCTAGCAAGCCACCTTTGactcctccctcctcttcagTATTTTCCCTCATTTCATCTTTCCCTTCAAAAAACAAAGGTAGCAGTGGAAGTGGGAGCAATCGTTCATCCAGTGGAGGTACTAGTGCATCATCATCCAATTCCAAGTTGTTGAAATCACCCAAAGACAAGCTGCAGATCAGTGGAAACAATAGGCTAATGCATCCGGTACAGCATAGCAAAGTTCCCCATGATAAAAT CATGACTCCATCTGTCAAAGTGGAAAAGATTCATCCAAAGATAGATGGTGCCCAACTGAAAGCTGCTGTTGGTCCAACTTGTTCTACTACTGTGAGTTCCTCAATAAAGACTGGCCTTAATTGTCCCTCAATACCAAAGCCACCCTTGCCTTCCCCTGGACAAATACTGAATGGTAAAGGTCTTCTCTCTGTGCCtccatttttggaaaagaaacctgaagaaaatacaaataataggAAATTTTTACATAAAAGATTGTcag AGAGAGAATTTGATCCTGATATATACTGTGGTGTCATTGATGTGGAAACCAAGAAACCCTGTACTAGGTCTTTGACATGCAAG ACACATTCCTTAACCCAGCGGAGGGCTGTACAGGGTCGAAGAAAACGATTTGATGTGTTGTTAGCAGagcacaaaagcaaaaccagggAAAAGGAGTTTCTTCGACATTTGGATCATCATCAGCAGATGCCCCCTCTCAGGGAACCACATCCCTCACCTACTAAAACTTCCCAGGAGCTGCACCAAAATTCTCATGGAGTTACTCTAACAGAATCAAAGCCTTTATTACCTAATAAACCCAAACCTCACCCTCCCAGTCTTCCAAG GCCTCCAGGCTGTCCAGCCCAGCACAGTGGAAATGCCCCTAGCGATTCTCCTTCTGTCCACGAATCCCCTCACCCTCCCTTGCCTGCAGCTGAGCCAGCATCTCGGTTATCCAGTGATGAGGGAGAATGTGATGAAAAAGAAGAGCCTGTTGAAAAACTGGATTGTCATTATTCAGGTCATCATCCTCAACCAGCCGCT ttttgcacaTTTGGTAGTCGGCAAATTGGAAGAGGTTATTACGTGTTTGATAAGCGGTGGAACCATATTCGATGTGCACTTAACTTCATGGTGGAGAAGCATCTTAATTCACAGATGTGGAA GAAAATTCCTCCAGCATCTAGTAACACGACCTCTGTTCGTGCACCACATCGGACAAACTCAATGCCTACTTCACAGTATGGTGTCAGTGCTACAGGGTTCCTTTTACCCACCACGGTTATGTCATCGCCAGCATTGGTATCTCCTTCCTGTATGTCTCTGAACAGTAAATCGGTACCATCACATGGAACTACACTAAATGCCAATCCTGCTACTTTGGGTGCAGTGGATCCTGTCTGCAGTATGCAATCAAGACAAGTGTCTTCATCCCCTTCAACACCTACAGTGCTTTCCTCAGTACCTTCACCTATGCCCAGCAAACCTCAGAAATTGAAATCCAGCAAGTCTTTTAAACCTAAGGAATCTTCTGCTGGCAGTGGCACCTGTAACAGCACCGGCAGCGCCAGTAGCAGCGGTGGCTCAGGAAAGAAGCGTAAAAACAGTTCCGCACTGCTAGCACCTTCTCATTCCACGGAGTCCTTTAGAAAAAACTGTGTGGTTAACTCTGGAAACTCTGGGACCTCCTATCATCCGTCGGTGACGTCTTCGTCCCACAGCGTTGGCCTCAACTGTGTGACTAGCAAGGCTAACTCTGTTAGCCTCAAGCATGACCAATCAGGGAGGGGTCCTCCGACTGGAAGCCCTGCAGAATCGATAAAAAGAATGAGTGTGATGATGAACAGTAGCGATTCCACTCTCTCCTTAGGGCCATTTGTTCATCAGTCCAGTGAGCTGACTGTAAATTCACACAGCAGTTTTTCACATTCACACACTTCCCTAGATAAActaataggaaagaaaagaaagtgctcACCTGGTTCGAGTGGcataaacagcagcagcaagtccAACAAAGTTGCCAAATTGCCATCGGTGAATAATGTTCATGCAAAACACACTGGTGCAATCCCAGGGACACAAGGACTGATGAACAATTCTCTTCTTCATCAG CCAAAGGCACGTCCCTGA
- the ATXN7 gene encoding ataxin-7 isoform X4, producing the protein MPIFGLCPAHDDFYLVMCNHCNQVVKPQAFQSHYERRHSSSSKPPLTPPSSSVFSLISSFPSKNKGSSGSGSNRSSSGGTSASSSNSKLLKSPKDKLQISGNNRLMHPVQHSKVPHDKIMTPSVKVEKIHPKIDGAQLKAAVGPTCSTTVSSSIKTGLNCPSIPKPPLPSPGQILNGKGLLSVPPFLEKKPEENTNNRKFLHKRLSEREFDPDIYCGVIDVETKKPCTRSLTCKTHSLTQRRAVQGRRKRFDVLLAEHKSKTREKEFLRHLDHHQQMPPLREPHPSPTKTSQELHQNSHGVTLTESKPLLPNKPKPHPPSLPRPPGCPAQHSGNAPSDSPSVHESPHPPLPAAEPASRLSSDEGECDEKEEPVEKLDCHYSGHHPQPAAFCTFGSRQIGRGYYVFDKRWNHIRCALNFMVEKHLNSQMWKKIPPASSNTTSVRAPHRTNSMPTSQYGVSATGFLLPTTVMSSPALVSPSCMSLNSKSVPSHGTTLNANPATLGAVDPVCSMQSRQVSSSPSTPTVLSSVPSPMPSKPQKLKSSKSFKPKESSAGSGTCNSTGSASSSGGSGKKRKNSSALLAPSHSTESFRKNCVVNSGNSGTSYHPSVTSSSHSVGLNCVTSKANSVSLKHDQSGRGPPTGSPAESIKRMSVMMNSSDSTLSLGPFVHQSSELTVNSHSSFSHSHTSLDKLIGKKRKCSPGSSGINSSSKSNKVAKLPSVNNVHAKHTGAIPGTQGLMNNSLLHQPKARP; encoded by the exons aaagaagacaCAGCTCCTCTAGCAAGCCACCTTTGactcctccctcctcttcagTATTTTCCCTCATTTCATCTTTCCCTTCAAAAAACAAAGGTAGCAGTGGAAGTGGGAGCAATCGTTCATCCAGTGGAGGTACTAGTGCATCATCATCCAATTCCAAGTTGTTGAAATCACCCAAAGACAAGCTGCAGATCAGTGGAAACAATAGGCTAATGCATCCGGTACAGCATAGCAAAGTTCCCCATGATAAAAT CATGACTCCATCTGTCAAAGTGGAAAAGATTCATCCAAAGATAGATGGTGCCCAACTGAAAGCTGCTGTTGGTCCAACTTGTTCTACTACTGTGAGTTCCTCAATAAAGACTGGCCTTAATTGTCCCTCAATACCAAAGCCACCCTTGCCTTCCCCTGGACAAATACTGAATGGTAAAGGTCTTCTCTCTGTGCCtccatttttggaaaagaaacctgaagaaaatacaaataataggAAATTTTTACATAAAAGATTGTcag AGAGAGAATTTGATCCTGATATATACTGTGGTGTCATTGATGTGGAAACCAAGAAACCCTGTACTAGGTCTTTGACATGCAAG ACACATTCCTTAACCCAGCGGAGGGCTGTACAGGGTCGAAGAAAACGATTTGATGTGTTGTTAGCAGagcacaaaagcaaaaccagggAAAAGGAGTTTCTTCGACATTTGGATCATCATCAGCAGATGCCCCCTCTCAGGGAACCACATCCCTCACCTACTAAAACTTCCCAGGAGCTGCACCAAAATTCTCATGGAGTTACTCTAACAGAATCAAAGCCTTTATTACCTAATAAACCCAAACCTCACCCTCCCAGTCTTCCAAG GCCTCCAGGCTGTCCAGCCCAGCACAGTGGAAATGCCCCTAGCGATTCTCCTTCTGTCCACGAATCCCCTCACCCTCCCTTGCCTGCAGCTGAGCCAGCATCTCGGTTATCCAGTGATGAGGGAGAATGTGATGAAAAAGAAGAGCCTGTTGAAAAACTGGATTGTCATTATTCAGGTCATCATCCTCAACCAGCCGCT ttttgcacaTTTGGTAGTCGGCAAATTGGAAGAGGTTATTACGTGTTTGATAAGCGGTGGAACCATATTCGATGTGCACTTAACTTCATGGTGGAGAAGCATCTTAATTCACAGATGTGGAA GAAAATTCCTCCAGCATCTAGTAACACGACCTCTGTTCGTGCACCACATCGGACAAACTCAATGCCTACTTCACAGTATGGTGTCAGTGCTACAGGGTTCCTTTTACCCACCACGGTTATGTCATCGCCAGCATTGGTATCTCCTTCCTGTATGTCTCTGAACAGTAAATCGGTACCATCACATGGAACTACACTAAATGCCAATCCTGCTACTTTGGGTGCAGTGGATCCTGTCTGCAGTATGCAATCAAGACAAGTGTCTTCATCCCCTTCAACACCTACAGTGCTTTCCTCAGTACCTTCACCTATGCCCAGCAAACCTCAGAAATTGAAATCCAGCAAGTCTTTTAAACCTAAGGAATCTTCTGCTGGCAGTGGCACCTGTAACAGCACCGGCAGCGCCAGTAGCAGCGGTGGCTCAGGAAAGAAGCGTAAAAACAGTTCCGCACTGCTAGCACCTTCTCATTCCACGGAGTCCTTTAGAAAAAACTGTGTGGTTAACTCTGGAAACTCTGGGACCTCCTATCATCCGTCGGTGACGTCTTCGTCCCACAGCGTTGGCCTCAACTGTGTGACTAGCAAGGCTAACTCTGTTAGCCTCAAGCATGACCAATCAGGGAGGGGTCCTCCGACTGGAAGCCCTGCAGAATCGATAAAAAGAATGAGTGTGATGATGAACAGTAGCGATTCCACTCTCTCCTTAGGGCCATTTGTTCATCAGTCCAGTGAGCTGACTGTAAATTCACACAGCAGTTTTTCACATTCACACACTTCCCTAGATAAActaataggaaagaaaagaaagtgctcACCTGGTTCGAGTGGcataaacagcagcagcaagtccAACAAAGTTGCCAAATTGCCATCGGTGAATAATGTTCATGCAAAACACACTGGTGCAATCCCAGGGACACAAGGACTGATGAACAATTCTCTTCTTCATCAG CCAAAGGCACGTCCCTGA
- the PSMD6 gene encoding 26S proteasome non-ATPase regulatory subunit 6, translating into MPLENLEEEGLPKNPDLRIAQLRFLLSLRPRAPDPAARDELMAAVRLHNMAPYYEALCKSLEWQVDADLLGKMKKANEEELKRLDNELEDAEKILGESEIRDAMMAKAEYLCRIGDKEGALTAFRKTYDKTVALGHRLDIVFYLLRIGLFYMDNDLITRNIEKAKSLIEEGGDWDRRNRLKVYQGLYCVAIRDFKQAAELFLDTVSTFTSYELMDYKTFVTYTVYVSMIALDRPDLREKVIKGAEILEVLHSLPAVRQYLFSLYECRYAAFFQSLAIVEQEMKKDWLFAPHYRYYVREMRIHAYSQLLESYRSLTLGYMAEAFGVSVEFIDQELSRFIAAGRLHCKIDKVNEIVETNRPDSKNWQYQETIKKGDLLLNRVQKLSRVINM; encoded by the exons aTGCCGCTGGAGAacctggaggaggaggggcTGCCCAAGAACCCCGACCTGCGCATCGCCCAGCTCCGCTTCCTCCTCAGCctgcggccccgcgcccccgaCCCCGCCGCCCGCGACGAGCTCATGGCGGCCGTGCGGCTCCACA ACATGGCCCCGTACTACGAGGCGCTCTGCAAGTCCCTCGAGTGGCAGGTGGACGCGGATCTGCTGGGCAAGATGAAGAAGGCCAACGAGGAGGAGCTGAAACGCCTCGACAACGAGTTAGAGGACGCCGAAAAGATCCTGGGGGAGAGCGAAATCCGCGACGCGATGATGGCCAAGGCCGAGTACCTCTGCAGGATCGGGGACAAG GAAGGAGCTCTGACTGCGTTTCGTAAGACCTACGACAAAACCGTGGCGCTGGGGCACCGTCTGGATATCGTGTTCTATCTTCTAAGGATTGGCTTGTTTTATATGGATAATGACCTCATCACACGGAACattgagaaagcaaaaag TCTAATAGAAGAAGGAGGAGACTGGGACAGGAGAAATCGTCTAAAGGTGTACCAGGGTCTTTACTGTGTAGCTATTCGGGATTTCAAACAAGCAGCGGAGCTCTTTCTTGATACAGTTTCAACGTTCACATCCTATGAACTTATGGATTACAAAACATTTGTAACATACACTGTCTATGTCAGCATGATTGCATTAGACAGGCCTGACCTCAGGGAAAAG GTTATTAAAGGAGCAGAGATTCTGGAAGTTTTGCATAGCTTGCCAGCTGTACGACAgtatctcttttctctttatgaaTGCCGTTATGCAGCCTTTTTCCAGTCATTAG ctatTGTAGAGcaagagatgaaaaaagattGGCTGTTTGCACCTCACTATCGATACTATGTACGGGAAATGAGAATTCATGCATATAGCCAGCTCCTAGAGTCTTACCGGTCACTGACATTAGGATACATGGCAGAAGCTTTTGGAGTCAGCGTAGAATTTATAGATCA gGAACTTTCAAGATTTATCGCAGCTGGACGATTGCACTGCAAAATAGACAAAGTAAATGAGATTGTAGAAACTAACAG GCCTGATAGCAAGAATTGGCAGTACCAAGAAACCATCAAGAAAGGAGATCTGCTGCTAAACAGAGTTCAGAAACTTTCCAGAGTAattaatatgtaa
- the ATXN7 gene encoding ataxin-7 isoform X5 yields the protein MLIFVGKEETVPYLLSFTKILAQQEGEERRHSSSSKPPLTPPSSSVFSLISSFPSKNKGSSGSGSNRSSSGGTSASSSNSKLLKSPKDKLQISGNNRLMHPVQHSKVPHDKIMTPSVKVEKIHPKIDGAQLKAAVGPTCSTTVSSSIKTGLNCPSIPKPPLPSPGQILNGKGLLSVPPFLEKKPEENTNNRKFLHKRLSEREFDPDIYCGVIDVETKKPCTRSLTCKTHSLTQRRAVQGRRKRFDVLLAEHKSKTREKEFLRHLDHHQQMPPLREPHPSPTKTSQELHQNSHGVTLTESKPLLPNKPKPHPPSLPRPPGCPAQHSGNAPSDSPSVHESPHPPLPAAEPASRLSSDEGECDEKEEPVEKLDCHYSGHHPQPAAFCTFGSRQIGRGYYVFDKRWNHIRCALNFMVEKHLNSQMWKKIPPASSNTTSVRAPHRTNSMPTSQYGVSATGFLLPTTVMSSPALVSPSCMSLNSKSVPSHGTTLNANPATLGAVDPVCSMQSRQVSSSPSTPTVLSSVPSPMPSKPQKLKSSKSFKPKESSAGSGTCNSTGSASSSGGSGKKRKNSSALLAPSHSTESFRKNCVVNSGNSGTSYHPSVTSSSHSVGLNCVTSKANSVSLKHDQSGRGPPTGSPAESIKRMSVMMNSSDSTLSLGPFVHQSSELTVNSHSSFSHSHTSLDKLIGKKRKCSPGSSGINSSSKSNKVAKLPSVNNVHAKHTGAIPGTQGLMNNSLLHQPKARP from the exons aaagaagacaCAGCTCCTCTAGCAAGCCACCTTTGactcctccctcctcttcagTATTTTCCCTCATTTCATCTTTCCCTTCAAAAAACAAAGGTAGCAGTGGAAGTGGGAGCAATCGTTCATCCAGTGGAGGTACTAGTGCATCATCATCCAATTCCAAGTTGTTGAAATCACCCAAAGACAAGCTGCAGATCAGTGGAAACAATAGGCTAATGCATCCGGTACAGCATAGCAAAGTTCCCCATGATAAAAT CATGACTCCATCTGTCAAAGTGGAAAAGATTCATCCAAAGATAGATGGTGCCCAACTGAAAGCTGCTGTTGGTCCAACTTGTTCTACTACTGTGAGTTCCTCAATAAAGACTGGCCTTAATTGTCCCTCAATACCAAAGCCACCCTTGCCTTCCCCTGGACAAATACTGAATGGTAAAGGTCTTCTCTCTGTGCCtccatttttggaaaagaaacctgaagaaaatacaaataataggAAATTTTTACATAAAAGATTGTcag AGAGAGAATTTGATCCTGATATATACTGTGGTGTCATTGATGTGGAAACCAAGAAACCCTGTACTAGGTCTTTGACATGCAAG ACACATTCCTTAACCCAGCGGAGGGCTGTACAGGGTCGAAGAAAACGATTTGATGTGTTGTTAGCAGagcacaaaagcaaaaccagggAAAAGGAGTTTCTTCGACATTTGGATCATCATCAGCAGATGCCCCCTCTCAGGGAACCACATCCCTCACCTACTAAAACTTCCCAGGAGCTGCACCAAAATTCTCATGGAGTTACTCTAACAGAATCAAAGCCTTTATTACCTAATAAACCCAAACCTCACCCTCCCAGTCTTCCAAG GCCTCCAGGCTGTCCAGCCCAGCACAGTGGAAATGCCCCTAGCGATTCTCCTTCTGTCCACGAATCCCCTCACCCTCCCTTGCCTGCAGCTGAGCCAGCATCTCGGTTATCCAGTGATGAGGGAGAATGTGATGAAAAAGAAGAGCCTGTTGAAAAACTGGATTGTCATTATTCAGGTCATCATCCTCAACCAGCCGCT ttttgcacaTTTGGTAGTCGGCAAATTGGAAGAGGTTATTACGTGTTTGATAAGCGGTGGAACCATATTCGATGTGCACTTAACTTCATGGTGGAGAAGCATCTTAATTCACAGATGTGGAA GAAAATTCCTCCAGCATCTAGTAACACGACCTCTGTTCGTGCACCACATCGGACAAACTCAATGCCTACTTCACAGTATGGTGTCAGTGCTACAGGGTTCCTTTTACCCACCACGGTTATGTCATCGCCAGCATTGGTATCTCCTTCCTGTATGTCTCTGAACAGTAAATCGGTACCATCACATGGAACTACACTAAATGCCAATCCTGCTACTTTGGGTGCAGTGGATCCTGTCTGCAGTATGCAATCAAGACAAGTGTCTTCATCCCCTTCAACACCTACAGTGCTTTCCTCAGTACCTTCACCTATGCCCAGCAAACCTCAGAAATTGAAATCCAGCAAGTCTTTTAAACCTAAGGAATCTTCTGCTGGCAGTGGCACCTGTAACAGCACCGGCAGCGCCAGTAGCAGCGGTGGCTCAGGAAAGAAGCGTAAAAACAGTTCCGCACTGCTAGCACCTTCTCATTCCACGGAGTCCTTTAGAAAAAACTGTGTGGTTAACTCTGGAAACTCTGGGACCTCCTATCATCCGTCGGTGACGTCTTCGTCCCACAGCGTTGGCCTCAACTGTGTGACTAGCAAGGCTAACTCTGTTAGCCTCAAGCATGACCAATCAGGGAGGGGTCCTCCGACTGGAAGCCCTGCAGAATCGATAAAAAGAATGAGTGTGATGATGAACAGTAGCGATTCCACTCTCTCCTTAGGGCCATTTGTTCATCAGTCCAGTGAGCTGACTGTAAATTCACACAGCAGTTTTTCACATTCACACACTTCCCTAGATAAActaataggaaagaaaagaaagtgctcACCTGGTTCGAGTGGcataaacagcagcagcaagtccAACAAAGTTGCCAAATTGCCATCGGTGAATAATGTTCATGCAAAACACACTGGTGCAATCCCAGGGACACAAGGACTGATGAACAATTCTCTTCTTCATCAG CCAAAGGCACGTCCCTGA